One Vitis vinifera cultivar Pinot Noir 40024 chromosome 15, ASM3070453v1 genomic window, attttgattatgtGAATTTTGTatgttcaatttatataatatcaattaaatgtaattcaagtcttattaaaaataaaaaatatatatttttataataataaataaattgaaaatacatcatttttaataaaatatgaatactaatattatgataaaatcataacttatattttgtataaaaaaatatattattttagtctatattataaaataaggatattaacattgtataaaaataatattattttaatatgtattataaaatatgaatttaaccGTTTATAGAggtataattgattttttttttgttaaaaatgaataataataatttaaaaataaaaatagttaataaaattttagtttagatgagttaaaaaataaattttaattttttttaatatgtgaaTAAATCAAGCTTTTTTGTAATCATCAAAAGATTAGGAAAACCTTTAAgctaatataagataaataaaattgacTCATTACTTAATTCAGATctaatttaacaaataaaattttcacaaaattacAATTATGTATAAAGAAGAAACTAGCAAAATAATATTTCAGATGAGTTTTGTTTATAAATTAACTttctaatatattattaaattttgaatgtcAGTAACTTTCTAGTATTAATTTCATCaacttttgaatttgaaatgatttttacaaattaataaATCTTATGTATTAAGTATTACTTAATTTGAAATCtatttacttaataaaaaatttagagaaaattaaaaaaaaattcaaaaaaaagcACAGATAAAGAAAtcatatttaaagatttttggTATGGAGTGGTGGAGATACAACAAATCCAAAAAATATtgtattctattttatttatttctatgaatttttaaattattttttatttttattttgaaaattatgtgAAAGCAAATTTTGGTTGTTGTAGAAACATGAAAAGTATTTTGTATAGGATAAGATTGccacataaattttttaaaaataattttttattggatGGTTACATGCTCTCagtattttaaagaattaattggtaaaaaaaatgataaaataatcctCATGGAtttaacattatatatatttttacttgaagagtaatcaattttttacataaatacatcgatcatttcaagtatttacatgtaggttttaaaaaagtaaaaatgtttttatcaaaatatgattaaaaaaataatgaaatattagatttttaaaatcagGTTTTCAACGacacttttaatcaaataaccttattttaaatatgagtTAATTAGTAAGTGAAaatcaaatgattgaaaaatgCTGCGATTGAGATTTATCATTTATCTACGTAAGTGAAAAGAGGAATCCGTTAATTAGTTAATTCTGTTTAAACATTCGGCTAGAAACCCCaagttcaaattaatttttatgtttttgatgACGTTTTCAGACAAAAGGCTGCAATATCCGTTAAAAATAACTGAATTTTTTTATTCGTTATTCTAGTTGTCCGAGATTTGGAACAATTAGTACGTAACAAAAACTCACACATAGAGAAATATAAGGACCTTCTTCTCCTAAATGAcgaattatttgaatttaatcaTTCCAAAGGTATTTATTAACTGTTAATATCAAAAACAGACATTTAAGACTtggtttgataattatttttaaaaataaattttaaaaattattttatgatattttatagaataaaacctaaaatatttttaatttatttatatatattttaaaaataatttttacagctttatttttaattattctacgtattatataattatttgaaaacaatggaaaataattttcggatttttaaaagtgttttattgttattattattattacggagaatagaaaacaaaaccGTTATCAAACCAacccataaaatttattccaatTCATAGAAGTATATCCAGAACCTGAATACATTATTCATCAACTTTATTCATAACCCAAAAACCCACCAAACAAGAACTCTCAAAGCTACTACTGGGGTGGATGATCAGAACCCTATTTGGGGAACAGTTGGTCGCCGCCTTTCGCCATATCGGACCCCTCATGATCATCTTCTGTTTCAGCCTCAGATTTCTTATCTGTTCCCTGCTCCTGTGGTGGTGGCGGCAGCCATGGTTGTGGGGGCGGTATGAGCTGTTCGTCTTCAATGGGGTTGGTGCACAAACCCGACCCACTGTCTGCAGTTCCAGAGGCAGAGCTTCCAGCAATATTCAGCTTTGGCTTCTTGGGCATGGGTGAAGTCAGGGTAtcttcctcctcttctttcCTGGTCTCTACAGCGGACTCTTGATGGCTCTTCTCTCCATCACTCACTGCACTATATTcatctccatctccatctccatctccatcCGATTCGTCTTCTTCCTCGAATGATTCAACAACCTCAACAATAGTTACATTACTACTCCCCTTCTTTTCAGTTTCTAGGCTGAGTTTCTGTCGTCTTCTCTTAAAGACATACTGCCAAAAGTTCGTCACATCCTCCATTAAAACTGGCTTCACGAGATAGTACTCAGCGCCTCTTCTAAGACTTTTTAACATCACATCCTCATTCGAATCAGCAGACATAACTGCAACATTaccaacaaagaaaaaaggcagaaaatcaagaagaaagaacaacaaatgaagaagaaaaagacagtGAGATGAGCAGAAGATGACTTGAGAAGAAGTAATTAACGCCACTCACTGACAACAGGCAATTTGGAAGTTCTTCTGATTTCATCAAGAAGGTCGAGTCCGTACATGTCAGGCATGTGAAGCTCCGTCATAACGAGGTCAACTCCACACCCTCCTTCTAGTGTCATTGCCAAAGCATCCACAGCTCGATCAACAGTCAAAACTGATCATCAAAAGTAAAAACCACGaccacaaaaaaaagaaaaatgttaagagAATTGTTCATGGAAATTAGAATGAAAGAGAGAAGGAAACAACACCTTCATATGTCAAGGCTCTGAGCATTCCTGAAACGATCATGAGGCAGGTGGGATCACAATCCACAACCAAAACACAGATGTCTCTGTGCCCTTTAAATTCTTCAGTAGGAGTAACTGATGATGAAGAAGCTTTCTCACTGCCCATGACTGCAAAAAGCTGAGGGAAAATTTCTGAATTCAGAAGCTGCAAACAAGCAAGGAAGTGGTTGAGAGATGGATGATGAAAATGGGGTTTTATAACATCACTACCGTATCTCCTCATAATCCAGTGGGATTAATGGTAGCAAATTCATGTCTGGTGTGGGAGacttttttctatatttgtagGCATGCAATTACtgttattaaataaaagtaagggAAAAAGACAAGGCagatggaaaagacaatattacCCCTTTGACTTCTTTTGTTATGTaattctaaatttgattttttttttttctaacttttaggaaatatttgaatttgaaagaaGCGAAAAGATAAGAtaatagttgaaaaaaaaatttaccattTTCCTCTCCATTAATGAAGTTATCAAGTTAATactctaatttctttttaattatttttttattagaaaaaaattatgtttttaacaaaTATTAAACACAAGAAATATcttcatttttcactttttcctattttatctctaattttgaaaaataatttcaccCACAAGTTGACTTATCTTTATTACCAAAAGTACCATTCTCACCAACCTAATAAGACATCACTTATTAAATGCacctattttaattatttttctttttctttttgattttcataaaaatttctcaaaatttaaaattcttaaaattaatattaaaaatcatattatttgaccaaaaataaataatagaaaatttcaaaattaattatactattttaaaattttacataaattttaatttaatttaaaataaagtgaaTGCATAATAATCTCTTAAAAGAATGACATAAtgataaatttcataaatagtaatgttgatgataaaaatacaaatcatatatatttttttaaatgaataacaataatttaatagaaattataagatatggatattaatatttaataaagcatttttctaaataaaaaatatattttagaaaataataatggttaattttaaaacttattagaaAGGTCAAAGAATAAAATACatcaaagaatatatatatatatatctctacGCGCTGTATTTCATTggcttaaatttttaattctaatttttttcaatttatttatttatttatttttttcttttacttttcttccCTTAAATTTTCTCGACACCCCACATATCTAATTGACTAGATAAATAGACTCAACTACGAGCCTACTTCAAACTCAATAAGGTCTAgttctaattttaaatatgcTCTAGTTGAAAGTGTCCAAGAGCTCAACGGATAAAAGTTAAGTTACTCTAGGGATAATAAACTGATCTTCCCCAAGAACTCACATCGACGGGAAGGTTTGGCACCTCGATGTCAGCTCTTTGTCACTTGGGGATGTAGTATGTTCCAAGGGTTGGATTGTTCGCCTATTAAAATGGTACGTGAGCTAGGTTCAGAACATCATGAAACAGTTTGGTCCATATCCGATGTCGGTGTTAGAGCATTGAGAGGACCCTTTCCCAATACGAAAGGACAAGAAAGACACACCTTTGTTAATGTTAATAATGTTAATATTaacaaattcaatatatatatatatatatatatat contains:
- the LOC104881872 gene encoding two-component response regulator ARR1, coding for MGSEKASSSSVTPTEEFKGHRDICVLVVDCDPTCLMIVSGMLRALTYEVLTVDRAVDALAMTLEGGCGVDLVMTELHMPDMYGLDLLDEIRRTSKLPVVIMSADSNEDVMLKSLRRGAEYYLVKPVLMEDVTNFWQYVFKRRRQKLSLETEKKGSSNVTIVEVVESFEEEDESDGDGDGDGDEYSAVSDGEKSHQESAVETRKEEEEDTLTSPMPKKPKLNIAGSSASGTADSGSGLCTNPIEDEQLIPPPQPWLPPPPQEQGTDKKSEAETEDDHEGSDMAKGGDQLFPK